The Engystomops pustulosus chromosome 4, aEngPut4.maternal, whole genome shotgun sequence genome contains a region encoding:
- the KIF23 gene encoding kinesin-like protein KIF23 isoform X2 has protein sequence MMKPARAKPPRRAVPKKPSNSGQKDPVGVYCRVRPLSPPDQECCIEVINETTVQLHPPDGCRVNRNGEFKETQYSFKQVFGTQVTQKDLFDVVAKPLVEDVIRGKNGLLFTYGVTGSGKTFTMTGSPGQGGLLPRCLHMIFNSISDFQAKRYVFKTDDKNGIEVQNEVDALLERQKRDAQPQLVTRTPLSRQRPEPEFADMINIEDACKVEEIDEDSVYSVFVSYIEIYNNYIYDLLEEVPIDPIKPKPPQSKILREDQNHNMYVAGCTEVEVKSTEEAFDVFWKGQKRRRIANTQLNRESSRSHSVFMIKLAQAPLDADGDHVLQEKEQVTVSQLSLVDLAGSERTNRTKAEGSRLREAGNINQSLMTLRTCIEALRENQICGTNKMVPYRDSKLTHLFKNYFDGEGKVRMIVCVNPKADDHEESLQVMRFAEMTQEVEVARPIDKPICGLTPGRRYRNLAFKDELTRRLEERGGPVNGEPEEQAVIEMLIQSFPPIPSCELLDSNDDQTLPRLIEALEKRRRIRQMMAEEFNKSVISFRAMLQDLNGVVAAKENIAQGRMTERERMIVSQKTEIERLEKKVKTLEYKIDILEKTTTIYEDEKRTLQQDLEAHQQKLQRQLSDKRRLEARLQGMVTENTMKWEKECERRVAAKQIEMQNKLWVKDEKLKQLKAIVTESKGDRPERPSREKDRDAKVPIRSISPSPVPLPGNPVSQPPHHIVTPARLQLHRRSNSCSSISVASCVSQWEQKTPQHKPESKMGPNRRRWEPESARKCNAAENRTGYPSSIIQAELEEDQYLRNVPPVHSRHRRSRSAGAERWVDHKPTGSVETETVMQPHVPNAIKVSVASEKALAKCDKYMLTHQQLASDGEIETKLIKGDVFRTRGGGQSVQFTDIETLRQESPPGTSRKRRSSETNRPPQIENTDSEWTDVETRCSVAVEMKAGSNLGPGYQHHAIPKRRKP, from the exons ATGATGAAACCCGC TCGAGCCAAGCCCCCACGAAGGGCAGTTCCAAAGAAACCCTCTAACAGTGGACAGAAGGATCCAGTTGGT GTGTACTGTAGGGTTCGTCCACTCAGTCCCCCAGACCAGGAATGCTGCATTGAAGTGATCAATGAGACCACCGTGCAGCTGCACCCCCCAGATGGCTGCAGAGTCAACAGGAACGGAGAGTTTAAAGAG ACCCAATATTCCTTTAAACAAGTTTTTGGAACCCAAGTGACACAGAAAGATCTTTTCGATGTGGTTGCCAAGCCTCTAGTAGAAGATGTCATTCGTGGTAAAAATG GACTCCTTTTCACGTATGGAGTGACTGGAAGTGGAAAAACCTTCACGATGACTGGGTCTCCAGGACAAGGAGGACTTCTACCTCGATGTCTACACATGATTTTCAACAGCATCAGTGACTTCCAGGCTAAGAGATAT GTCTTTAAGACTGATGATAAAAATGGCATAGAAGTGCAGAATGAGGTGGATGCATTACTAGAGCGCCAAAAGCGAGATGCTCAGCCACAGTTGGTCACAAGGACTCCACTAAGCAG ACAGAGACCAGAACCTGAGTTTGCAGATATGATAAATATTGAAGATGCCTGCAAAGTAGAAGAAATCGATGAAGACAGCGTGTACAGCGTCTTTGTGTCCTATATCGAAATCTACAATAATTACATTTATGATCTTCTGGAGGAAGTTCCTATAGATCCCATTAAACCAAA ACCACCACAGTCTAAGATTTTGCGTGAAGACCAGAACCACAATATGTATGTTGCAGGGTGCACAGAAGTTGAAGTGAAATCTACCGAAGAGGCCTTTGATGTCTTCTGGAAAG GTCAGAAAAGGAGAAGAATTGCAAACACGCAGTTAAACCGTGAATCCAGCCGCTCCCACAGTGTCTTCATGATAAAGCTGGCACAAGCCCCTCTCGATGCTGATGGAGATCATGTTCTGCAG GAAAAGGAGCAGGTTACAGTAAGCCAGCTCTCACTTGTGGATTTGGCAGGGAGCGAGAGAACAAACCGCACTAAAGCTGAGGGCAGCAGACTACGTGAAGCTG GGAATATAAACCAGTCCCTCATGACCCTAAGAACCTGTATTGAGGCTTTACGAGAGAACCAAATTTGTGGAACCAATAAG ATGGTCCCTTATAGAGACTCAAAGTTAACTCATCTCTTCAAGAATTACTTTGATGGGGAAGGGAAGGTCCGAATGATAGTTTGTGTTAATCCCAAAGCTGATGACCATGAAGAGAGTTTG CAAGTTATGCGATTTGCTGAGATGACTCAGGAAGTTGAAGTTGCTAGACCTATAGACAAACCAATCTGTGGCCTCACACCTGGACGTCGGTACAGGAACCTAGCGTTTAAAGATGAGCTTACACGTAGATTGGAGGAGCGTGGTGGTCCTGTAAATGGAG AGCCTGAAGAACAGGCAGTAATAGAGATGCTCATCCAGAGCTTCCCTCCTATTCCATCCTGTGAGCTTTTGGATTCTAATGACGACCAAACTCTTCCACGGCTCATTGAAGCTCTTGAGAAGCGTCGCCGTATTCGCCAAATGATGGCTGAAGAATTCAACAAGAGTG TTATCTCCTTCAGGGCCATGCTACAAGACCTGAACGGTGTAGTGGCAGCCAAGGAGAACATAGCCCAAGGGAGAATGACTGAGAGGGAGAGGATGATCGTGTCTCAGAAAACTGAAATAGAGCgactagaaaagaaagttaaaacTCTGGAGTACAAA ATTGATATCCTGGAGAAGACAACCACCATCTATGAAGATGAAAAGCGCACACTACAACAGGACCTCGAGGCTCATCAACAGAAACTGCAGCGACAGCTGTCGGACAAGAGGCGGCTAGAAGCGCGACTGCAGGGAATGGTGACAGAGAATACCATGAAGTGGGAGAAGGAGTGT GAGCGTCGTGTGGCAGCCAAGCAGATAGAGATGCAGAATAAGCTGTGGGTGAAGGATGAAAAGTTAAAACAGCTCAAAGCAATAGTAACAGAAAGTAAAGGCGACAGGCCAGAAAGGCCATCTAGAGAGAAGGACCGAGACGCGAAGGTTCCCATCAGATCCATATCTCCTTCACCTGTACCT CTTCCTGGTAACCCTGTTTCTCAGCCTCcccaccacattgtcacccctgcTCGCTTACAGCTGCACAGGCGTTCAAACTCCTGCAGCAGCATTTCCGTGGCCTCCTGCGTGTCACAGTGGGAGCAGAAAACTCCACAGCACAAACCAGAAAGCAAGATGGGCCCCAACCGCAGGCGGTGGGAGCCAGAGTCAGCTAGGAAGTGTAATGCAGCGGAGAACAGGACAGGTTATCCGTCATCCATTATACAGGCAGAGCTAGAAGAGGATCAGTATCTCAGG AACGTCCCCCCAGTGCACTCCAGACACCGTCGCTCACGCTCGGCAGGGGCCGAGAGATGGGTAGACCATAAGCCGACCGGTAGTGTGGAGACGGAAACGGTCATGCAGCCTCACGTCCCCAACGCAATCAAAGTATCTGTTGCCAGCGAAAAGGCGCTGGCAAAATGTGATAAGTACATGCTGACACACCAGCAGCTGGCCTCCGATGGGGAGATAGAGACTAAACTCATTAAG GGAGATGTGTTCAGGACCCGAGGGGGAGGTCAGTCTGTACAGTTCACAGACATTGAAACTCTCAGACAAGAATCCCCTCCAGGCACCAG CCGCAAGCGCAGATCTTCTGAAACGAATCGACCCCCACAGATTGAGAACACGGATTCGGAATGGACGGATGTGGAAACCAGA TGTTCTGTTGCTGTAGAAATGAAAGCTGGATCCAACTTGGGACCTGGTTACCAACATCACGCCATTCCTAA GCGCAGAAAACCTTGA
- the KIF23 gene encoding kinesin-like protein KIF23 isoform X7, protein MMKPARAKPPRRAVPKKPSNSGQKDPVGVYCRVRPLSPPDQECCIEVINETTVQLHPPDGCRVNRNGEFKETQYSFKQVFGTQVTQKDLFDVVAKPLVEDVIRGKNGLLFTYGVTGSGKTFTMTGSPGQGGLLPRCLHMIFNSISDFQAKRYVFKTDDKNGIEVQNEVDALLERQKRDAQPQLVTRTPLSRQRPEPEFADMINIEDACKVEEIDEDSVYSVFVSYIEIYNNYIYDLLEEVPIDPIKPKWNTPGKNAEFIPPQSKILREDQNHNMYVAGCTEVEVKSTEEAFDVFWKGQKRRRIANTQLNRESSRSHSVFMIKLAQAPLDADGDHVLQEKEQVTVSQLSLVDLAGSERTNRTKAEGSRLREAGNINQSLMTLRTCIEALRENQICGTNKMVPYRDSKLTHLFKNYFDGEGKVRMIVCVNPKADDHEESLQVMRFAEMTQEVEVARPIDKPICGLTPGRRYRNLAFKDELTRRLEERGGPVNGEPEEQAVIEMLIQSFPPIPSCELLDSNDDQTLPRLIEALEKRRRIRQMMAEEFNKSVISFRAMLQDLNGVVAAKENIAQGRMTERERMIVSQKTEIERLEKKVKTLEYKIDILEKTTTIYEDEKRTLQQDLEAHQQKLQRQLSDKRRLEARLQGMVTENTMKWEKECERRVAAKQIEMQNKLWVKDEKLKQLKAIVTESKGDRPERPSREKDRDAKVPIRSISPSPVPGDVFRTRGGGQSVQFTDIETLRQESPPGTSRKRRSSETNRPPQIENTDSEWTDVETRCSVAVEMKAGSNLGPGYQHHAIPKRRKP, encoded by the exons ATGATGAAACCCGC TCGAGCCAAGCCCCCACGAAGGGCAGTTCCAAAGAAACCCTCTAACAGTGGACAGAAGGATCCAGTTGGT GTGTACTGTAGGGTTCGTCCACTCAGTCCCCCAGACCAGGAATGCTGCATTGAAGTGATCAATGAGACCACCGTGCAGCTGCACCCCCCAGATGGCTGCAGAGTCAACAGGAACGGAGAGTTTAAAGAG ACCCAATATTCCTTTAAACAAGTTTTTGGAACCCAAGTGACACAGAAAGATCTTTTCGATGTGGTTGCCAAGCCTCTAGTAGAAGATGTCATTCGTGGTAAAAATG GACTCCTTTTCACGTATGGAGTGACTGGAAGTGGAAAAACCTTCACGATGACTGGGTCTCCAGGACAAGGAGGACTTCTACCTCGATGTCTACACATGATTTTCAACAGCATCAGTGACTTCCAGGCTAAGAGATAT GTCTTTAAGACTGATGATAAAAATGGCATAGAAGTGCAGAATGAGGTGGATGCATTACTAGAGCGCCAAAAGCGAGATGCTCAGCCACAGTTGGTCACAAGGACTCCACTAAGCAG ACAGAGACCAGAACCTGAGTTTGCAGATATGATAAATATTGAAGATGCCTGCAAAGTAGAAGAAATCGATGAAGACAGCGTGTACAGCGTCTTTGTGTCCTATATCGAAATCTACAATAATTACATTTATGATCTTCTGGAGGAAGTTCCTATAGATCCCATTAAACCAAA GTGGAACACGCCGGGAAAGAATGCAGAGTTTAT ACCACCACAGTCTAAGATTTTGCGTGAAGACCAGAACCACAATATGTATGTTGCAGGGTGCACAGAAGTTGAAGTGAAATCTACCGAAGAGGCCTTTGATGTCTTCTGGAAAG GTCAGAAAAGGAGAAGAATTGCAAACACGCAGTTAAACCGTGAATCCAGCCGCTCCCACAGTGTCTTCATGATAAAGCTGGCACAAGCCCCTCTCGATGCTGATGGAGATCATGTTCTGCAG GAAAAGGAGCAGGTTACAGTAAGCCAGCTCTCACTTGTGGATTTGGCAGGGAGCGAGAGAACAAACCGCACTAAAGCTGAGGGCAGCAGACTACGTGAAGCTG GGAATATAAACCAGTCCCTCATGACCCTAAGAACCTGTATTGAGGCTTTACGAGAGAACCAAATTTGTGGAACCAATAAG ATGGTCCCTTATAGAGACTCAAAGTTAACTCATCTCTTCAAGAATTACTTTGATGGGGAAGGGAAGGTCCGAATGATAGTTTGTGTTAATCCCAAAGCTGATGACCATGAAGAGAGTTTG CAAGTTATGCGATTTGCTGAGATGACTCAGGAAGTTGAAGTTGCTAGACCTATAGACAAACCAATCTGTGGCCTCACACCTGGACGTCGGTACAGGAACCTAGCGTTTAAAGATGAGCTTACACGTAGATTGGAGGAGCGTGGTGGTCCTGTAAATGGAG AGCCTGAAGAACAGGCAGTAATAGAGATGCTCATCCAGAGCTTCCCTCCTATTCCATCCTGTGAGCTTTTGGATTCTAATGACGACCAAACTCTTCCACGGCTCATTGAAGCTCTTGAGAAGCGTCGCCGTATTCGCCAAATGATGGCTGAAGAATTCAACAAGAGTG TTATCTCCTTCAGGGCCATGCTACAAGACCTGAACGGTGTAGTGGCAGCCAAGGAGAACATAGCCCAAGGGAGAATGACTGAGAGGGAGAGGATGATCGTGTCTCAGAAAACTGAAATAGAGCgactagaaaagaaagttaaaacTCTGGAGTACAAA ATTGATATCCTGGAGAAGACAACCACCATCTATGAAGATGAAAAGCGCACACTACAACAGGACCTCGAGGCTCATCAACAGAAACTGCAGCGACAGCTGTCGGACAAGAGGCGGCTAGAAGCGCGACTGCAGGGAATGGTGACAGAGAATACCATGAAGTGGGAGAAGGAGTGT GAGCGTCGTGTGGCAGCCAAGCAGATAGAGATGCAGAATAAGCTGTGGGTGAAGGATGAAAAGTTAAAACAGCTCAAAGCAATAGTAACAGAAAGTAAAGGCGACAGGCCAGAAAGGCCATCTAGAGAGAAGGACCGAGACGCGAAGGTTCCCATCAGATCCATATCTCCTTCACCTGTACCT GGAGATGTGTTCAGGACCCGAGGGGGAGGTCAGTCTGTACAGTTCACAGACATTGAAACTCTCAGACAAGAATCCCCTCCAGGCACCAG CCGCAAGCGCAGATCTTCTGAAACGAATCGACCCCCACAGATTGAGAACACGGATTCGGAATGGACGGATGTGGAAACCAGA TGTTCTGTTGCTGTAGAAATGAAAGCTGGATCCAACTTGGGACCTGGTTACCAACATCACGCCATTCCTAA GCGCAGAAAACCTTGA